TCTATTAGCAATGGAAATATTGGCGTTTATAGCATTAATGCCGGAAATAACTTTAATATCGCGAATAATATTATCGCAGGGCATTCTTCACTTGGTGTCTATGTTCAAGATACTACAGGCTTAACCACTATTTTGAGTAATACGATTGATTGCGTTGGTTCTGTATCAACCGCTAATGTTGAAGTTTTGAATCCCGATACCGGAATGCCGATAGGAAAGGTGTTCTTGGACCCGCCAACTTATAATGTCTACTTGCTAAGTTCAACCAATCAGCCTTATCATTTTTCGAATAATACCTTTTTAAATTGCAACGTCGGACTTGCAGCTGAAGGAAATGGCGTTTTAGGCCCTCAAGTGAACATGAATAGCGATAGCTTTACAGGTCAAGACTTTTACATACAGTTAATCAATAACCCGAATAATATTTGGCCAAGCACAGCTTCTGTTTCTTTCGACGGTTTAATGTCCGGATTTATTACTTTTGAGCAATATCTTGAGATTCAATCAAAGTTAGTCGGAAATTTTCAAGACCCGGCCCTGGGCATTATTCTGGAGTTTATAGAACCGTTGCCCCCGGATCCTCCGGAAACTTTTATTGGGGAACTCAGGAAAGACAAATTCTTAAATAGAACCGAATATTGCCTTCGAGCGACTTGGACTAATAGTCCAAGCCCTAACGTTGTGGCTTATAGAATTTATTTCAACGGTCAACTGGTTAAGGAAGTTCCGGCAAACGCTCCTCATACTTTTATTACAGAGTTAAAAAATAAGTCGGATGCCTATAGATACAGTATAACTGCCGTAAATAATATGGGGCTTGAAAGCGATCCAACACCTATTGAGGTGATCCAATGATTAAAAAATGGATTGGAATAGTTTTAGTAGCTCTTAGCACTGAACTTTCTTCAGTAGAGTTTGAATCAACCACTTTTGAAGCTAGAGTTTCAGCCTTTGTCCCTGTATCCCATCGATTTAGAGGAATATATGGAAATGTTATGCCCTCTTATGGCGCTGAAGTGAACACTTTCTTTAATGAAGGAAGAGCGTTTTGGCTTAATTTCGACTGGCTTTCAAAAAGCGGCTCTTCGATCGGATGCGGGGGCAATGATACCAAAGTTAAATTTGCTATCCTGAGCTTGGGGTATAAAAAAATGATCCCTCTACCGTTTGCTCAATTTTATTGGGGGTTAGGGGGTGTCCTTTCTGAAATCAATGTTAAAAATAGAAGGGATGATTTTAGAGAAAAAGTCAGTCGTTTTTCACCGGGTCTTGTTTTAAAATCCGGTTTCTATATCCCAATTCAAAGAACTTATTTTGCCAATTTTTTTGCGGATTATTACGTTCAGCCGGGGGTTTTTAAAACGAGTGTCGATATCGGGGGGTTGAGAGCCGGTGTGGGAGTGGGTATTCAATTCTACTAACGTAGGAGATTCTATCGCCTGAATTAGTAAATTTTTTATTTTAATTAAGTAAGTAAATTGTTGTTTTATTTAGTAGCATTACTTACGATATTTCCTTTTAATAAAAAGGAATTATTATCATGCAAGCGACCGCTAACGATCAAGCTTTTGTTTCCTTAATCATTAGAAGGGTAGACCATAAGCCCCCCCTTAGCTTTCAGGTCCCCGCTGATACAAAGGTTGAGACTTTAAGGGAGTTGATAGAATCCGAGGTGGGTAAAGGCAATCCTTTTATTAAAAAAAACGACTTTAGGTACCGTTTTCATTTAAACATCAAAAGTCATGAAGAATCTTTACGAGATAGTGAAGTTATAGGAAGCATGACGGATTCTAAAACAGGGTCAGTTTTCTTAAACATGTACCCAAAAGGGCCTTATTATCCGCATGAAGCCTATTTTGAAAAGATTGATGAAAAGGAAAAAAGAGCAGGTTCGCAAGAGACTTTATTAGAGTTATTCAAAGATTTTTCAGAAAAAATCCGAAAATCTGCAGAATTTTCCGATGAGAAAGTGATTTACGGGTTTTGGACTTCTGCTTTCTTTAAAAAAATTGAAGAAGATCCCGGCATTTTAGATAAACTGGATATTGAAGTATCTCCTGCAAGGATGCGTGAAATTTATAAGAAGTATGGAATTATCGCTCTTCGAGAGCCCGAAAACAAATTTTTGGACATTTTGCTTTATTGTGGAAATAACCCTGTTTTCTCTTCAGCCATGGGTTGCACCTATGCTGAGAGGGAGTTTGAAGAAATTGACTATCATCGACATGTCGGGAAGACAACGATCGATATCGATCCCTTAATGAATCCTTGCTTGATTGCAGTTTGGCCATCCCGCAATCTACTCACCTATTTATCGGAATTTCTTATCATCTCCTTGGAAGGGGATGGAATGGAGCCTATTTCGACCCTTCTTAAAAATGAAATAGAAATGGAAAAGGGATTGAAGTTTTTAGCGGAAGTAATGTTCTTATCCGGAAAAGTTGCTTCTTTTAGATTTAATAAACCCCTAGCGGTAGAAACCGGTGAAGGAGAATTAACAGGGGATTTTAATGACCCTGTGTTTTACGAAAATTTTAAAGGGAATCCTTTATCAAAAGTCACTTGGTACGTGAAAAGCGGAGATGCGCTGGAATACGCAAAAAAATTAAATGAGCCTTTTATAGAGGATCTAACTAGGAAGGCAGATAAGCTTGGCTTCGATTTAGGAATCAGTAAGGTGGAATTAAACCCTTTTCCAAGCTTGCATCTAAGCTATGAATTTTACTTTATTAAAAAGTAGTTCTTTTTTAGCCAGGTTTCAAAGAGGGCTCGAAGCCAGAAATAAACGATTAAGCTGCCAACTCCACTAAGGCCGAAGATCAGGTAGCAAAGAAATATGCTGGCTATTCCAAAAAGGGTGCTAGAAAGGCTATTCTTTCGAGCCGTATTTAATCTAAACCCCTGTAGGCACTTTCCCCAAAAAATTTTTAAAATAGAATTCTTCTTCATATTGCAATTTATTTTTTTTGAATATAAAATTTATAACTTCTTAACAAAATTTTGTCAACATACATAACTTTGATGAATTAATAATAAGTAAAGAGGTTATACTATGTTAGACTTAAATGTTTCTTTTAAAGAAGTAGGGGCTGGGACTCGATTAGGCGCTTCAGTCTATATGCTAAGCCAGATCCCGGAAAGACTCATCATGAGTATAATTTCAATCGCAAAAATGGCGTTATTTGGAGCGCTAACTGCTTTAACCTTTGGAAAATTTCCTGTATTTTCTTATGAAACTCAAATGAGTTATTATAAAACTTGCAATAATCTTGGTTCTCTCTTTCTTTGTATCACTTCCATTCTATTTCCTTTGAATTCCTCTAATTTAATGCATAACCTTAACAGATGGTGCTTTGATCGCATTGATCAAAAAACAAAAGATGGCTGCAAGGATGATGAGGGTTATAATTTTTATATGAACAAAAACATCCTCTAAAATAAACTCTTTTGAAATTCGCTTTGATTGGAAAAAGAAGACTGTTGTTGGACAAATTTTTTGATAAATTTTGAGGCCATATGCATACCTATGGTCGAAAAATTTAGCGGAAAAAGTTGCCAAAAAGAACCCATTTAACCATCGAATGGAATTTCAAAAGAAAGTCTAATATCATAAAGCCGGGCTCACCTTAAACCGGCTTTATTTTTCAAAATATTCCTTCCTTCTTTAAAACCTTCTTTTAAAAGAGAGTTAAGGGTTGACAGCTTTTTTAAATAATTGCTATCTATACCGAAGCCAAGTGTAAAGATAATTTTCATTTTTATTTTCGCGATTACGATTAAGGTGGCTTCGGTGTCTGATTTTTTTCCCGTCTATATTTATCTTGGTCTTGCTCTGATTGTCACTTTGACGCTGCTCTTTCTGTCCTCTATCATTCCCTCAATCAATAAATCGCCGGTAAAATTCCTGCCCTATGAGTCCGGAATTCAAACAGAGACTGATCTTTTAGAAGAGCGTTTTTTACTAAGACACTACCTTGTAGCGCTCATATTTCTTGTTTTTGATATCGAAATCATTTTCTTATATCCATGGGCTGTCATTGCGAAAGAAATTGGCTCATTTGCTTTTTATGAAATGTTCTTTTTTATGTTGGCTTTGGTTGTTGGTTTTACATACGTTTGGCGAAAAGGGGGATTGCAGTGGGAATGAATCATAAAGAAAAGGCTCCTTTTTTAGTCGCGCCGCTTGAAAAATTAATTAACTGGGCAAGACAAAATTCTCTTTGGCCGGCACAATTTGGACTTGCTTGCTGCGCGATTGAAATGATGTCTGCTGCCGCAAGCCGCTATGATATGGCAAGATTCGGCATGGAGGTTTTTAGAGCTTCCCCAAGACAAAGCGATGTAATGATAGTAGCCGGACGAGTCAGTCAAAAAATGGCTCCTGTTCTAGTCACAATTTATGAACAGATGCTAGAGCCTAAGTGGGTCATTGCTATGGGAGATTGCGCTTCTTGCGGCGGGATTTATAACAACTACGCCATTATTCAAGGAGTAGACAAGTTAGTTCCGGTCGATGTCTATGTGGCAGGCTGTCCGCCAAGGCCTGAAGCTTTAATTGACGGGCTAATTATGCTACAGAAAAAAATTCAAGCGGGACGAGACTTTAGGGGTTAACATGACAGTAGAAGAAAT
This DNA window, taken from Criblamydia sequanensis CRIB-18, encodes the following:
- a CDS encoding NADH-quinone oxidoreductase subunit B — protein: MNHKEKAPFLVAPLEKLINWARQNSLWPAQFGLACCAIEMMSAAASRYDMARFGMEVFRASPRQSDVMIVAGRVSQKMAPVLVTIYEQMLEPKWVIAMGDCASCGGIYNNYAIIQGVDKLVPVDVYVAGCPPRPEALIDGLIMLQKKIQAGRDFRG
- a CDS encoding NADH-quinone oxidoreductase subunit A — translated: MSDFFPVYIYLGLALIVTLTLLFLSSIIPSINKSPVKFLPYESGIQTETDLLEERFLLRHYLVALIFLVFDIEIIFLYPWAVIAKEIGSFAFYEMFFFMLALVVGFTYVWRKGGLQWE